In Nicotiana tabacum cultivar K326 chromosome 21, ASM71507v2, whole genome shotgun sequence, one DNA window encodes the following:
- the LOC142175331 gene encoding uncharacterized protein LOC142175331: protein MMRSTGFVAYPQVVKARPEVVNKQTKTLEEKKSEEQKGQSSGVLTHMPSYAKFLKKILYSKRKLEEITMVKLNAHYSAILKLEGELGVIKLIPVSLQLVDQTTILLEGIIEYILVWVERIMFPVDFIVVDIEVNKEVSLILGRPFLCTDRVILDIYEGQLMLRVGNEKVVFQMKRMMKYPSDEAFAYSCFKLNVVGELAKKYKFDKLVRNTLERCITQSSKVEDEDPEIKKEVEALETEDQVGDEEKLKEEASKPSVELKILPIHLKYAFLETNNFPVIISAYLTGTQEKKLVELLKKYKKAI, encoded by the exons ATGATGCGAAGCACTGGCTTTGTAGCTTACCCACAAG TGGTGAAAGCAAGACCCGAGGTGGTGAACAAGCAGACCAAGACActagaagagaaaaagagtgaaGAGCAGAAAGGCCAGAGTAGTGGG GTACTCACTCATATGCCTTCTTATGCAAAGTTCCTGAAGAAAATTCTGTATAGCAAGAGAAAATTAGAGGAGATAACAATGGTCAAGTTGAATGCCCACTATAGTGCCATATT GAAATTGGAAGGTGAGCTTGGAGTGATAAAATTAATACCAGTGTCCCTAcaacttgttgaccagaccaccATTTTACTTGAGGGAATCATTGAGTATATTCTAGTTTGGGTGGAAAGGATTATGTTCCCCGTAGACTTTATTGTGGTGGATATAGAGGTGAACAAGGAGGTGTCTCTGATTCTAGGGAGGCCATTTTTATGTACAGATAGAGTTATCCTTGATATCTATGAGGGGCAACTTATGCTCAGAGTGGGCAATGAGAAAGTGGTGTTCCAAatgaagaggatgatgaaataCCCCAGTGATGAGGCGTTTGCCTACTCGTGTTTCAAGCTAAATGTTGTTGGGGaattggccaaaaaatacaagtTTGACAAGCTTGTGAGGAATACTCTAGAGAGGTGTATTACTCAGTCTAGCAAAGTGGAGGATGAAGATCCTGAAATAAAGAAAGAGGTTGAAGCTCTTGAAACTGAGGACCAAGTGGGTGAtgaggagaaactaaaagaggagGCTTCTAAGCCTAGTGTGGAATTGAAAATTCTCCCTATTCATTTGAAATATGCTTTTCTTGAAACTAACAATTTTCCTGTGATTATTTCTGCTTACTTGACAGGTACACAGGAGAAAAAGCTGGTGGAGCTGCTGAAAAAGTACAAGAAGGCCATTTGA